TCGCGCTGGTCGACGAGGCGGTGCTGGCGACGGAGAGTTACGTGACGCGAGCGCACCTCAACCGAATCCCCGAGGAGGTGGGCGTCTGGCGGATACACCGCGATGAGACGGCAGCGCCGACGGGCCCGGTAGACAATACTATAGAAATTGAAATAATACGCGACCCCGCTCCATTACCGACCGCAGCGGCCGGTATCGAACCCCTCGAGTACCATCCTGGACGGACCGACGTCGCGGTGGTTTCGCCGGAACGGAAGGCTCGAGCCAGGCGCCGACTTGCCGAGCGAGCGTACGGGAAGGGGTGGCGAACCTACGAGTTTCCCGCGTGTGCGGCCTGCGGGCCGCTCGAGCGGGACGACGCGACCCTGCCGCACTGCCGGTGGGCCGGCCGCGTCGTGGACGCGAGTTCGGAGTGCGGGACGGCGTGTCCGGGCTACGAGCCGGTCCAGGAGACAGAAATTCGGGTAGACCTCGAGGCCGAGCGCGACGAACGGACGCCGTGGGTGGCCGATCCGGCCGGAAAGCGGCGCCGACAGTCGGGACTGGATCGGTTCTCCTGATCACTGAGCGGGCGATAACTGAGCGGACACGAACGCTCGAGGAGAGGGAGGTAAAGAGGTCTACAGCGAGTATCGCTCCCCGTCCACCGCCAACGGCTCCTCGAAGGCCTCCTCCGCCGGGTAGAAGTGTGCGAGGTGCACCAGCCGCGTGCGCTCGGCCGCGAGTTCGTCGGCCAGCGCGAGCGCTCCCTCGCGCGTCATGTGCTTCGTGCCGAACGTCCGCGGAATCCCGTCGGGCCCTTCGTGGCGGCCACCGATTGGGTGTTTCTCGGCGAGGTGCGCCGGAACGATGGCCTCCGCGAGCAGGAGGTTGGGGTCGGCGAGAACGGCCCGCGAGTCGTCCGGAATCGCGTAGCTGGTGTCGCCTGTGATCGACAGCTTCGCGCCTGTCTCCGGGTCCTCGACCGCCAGCCCGTAACAGACCAGCGGCGGGTGGACGACCGGAACCAGCGTGACCTCGAGTCCGCAGGTCGAAAAGGGCTCGAGCGGCGTCCGCGGGTGGACCGTCACCGCGTCGAGGTAGTGGTAGTCCGCGTCCACGGTCTCGGCGACGGTCTTCCCGGTCTCGGGGTCGGTCTCGTCAGCCGCGTAGACGTCCAGGTGACGGAGCAAGCGGAAGACGTTGCCCAGACCGTCGAGGTGATCGAAGTGAATGTGCGTGATGATCGCCGCGTCGGGAAGGGAGACCTCGTCACGGAGGAACTGATAGCGAAAGTCGGGGCTGGCGTCGATCAGGAGGCACTCGCCCGTTCGCTCGTTTTCGATGTGGACCGAGAATCGGGTGCGCTCGACGTCACGTTCTTCGGCCAGCCGGCAGGTCTCGCAGTCACAGCCGACGGTGGGCGTCCCGGTGGTGTCTCCGGTACCGAGCAACGTGACCTCCACGGTCAGGGCCACCTCCGGAGCCGGTCGCTCGAGGAAGGGGACGTCATTGGCAGGAGATACGACCGTGGGGGATAAGGGTGTTACCCGCTCGCGTTCAGGAATTCGCCGTTCAGCCTCCGGCCCAAAGATAACGAGCGCATCCGACGCGAAGGTCTCGCGCAATCTCGAGGCAGCTTAGAGGGACGTGTCGAGACCAATCACGGTGACCGACGCCGCGGTCCCGTCCGCGCTCGCCCAGAGGTCGCCACTCGCGCTGTACTCGAGTGGCCCGAACTCGTGCTCGCCCGTCTCTGTGGGAACCTCCGCGTAGTAACGCACCGAGTCGCCTGCCTCGAGCGGGTCGTCGAACTCGACGTAGGTCGACCCCTCGACCTCGGTGACCGAGTGGTCGTCGCCGCCTACCACCGTCCAGCCATCGGGGAGGCGGTCGCGAACCAGGGTCGCCTCCGTCGTCGAGTCGACGGTGAGGTCGATCCTGGCCGTCTGGCCGGCGGTGTAGGCCGACGAATCTTGCTCACGCGAGAGGGTCGCGGTGGGGAACGTCGGCGCGTCGAGGCCCTCGGCGATGCCGTCGAACCGAAGACACGACTCCGAGAGGACGACCTGGTTCGTCGACTCGTTGTCGGGGTCGTGTCTGACCCAGTCGGCGTTGTCCGAGGCGACGGCGACGCCGAGTCGCGACCCGGCCTCGAGCGTCCAGTCGATGTCCCAGCACGCGACCGGGACGCGGTAGGCGCCGTCCGTCGGCGTCGGGGACTCGTCGTCGATTCCGTCGCGGAACCGCGAGTTCCAGAAGCCTCGGGCGAAGATCCGGGTGCTGTCGTCGGGTCGGCGCTCGTAGACGACAGTCGTGAACCAGGTGTCGTCGCTCGAGGCGACCAGGAGGTCCGCCGTGACGTGCCCGGCGACTCGCACCGACTCCTCGAGGCGCGGGCTCTCGAACATGAGGTGGTCGGGTCCAGAGGATCGCTCGGCGAACATCCCGTCTTCGTCCACGGGCGGCGAGGCGTCCTCGAAACTCGAGACGCCGGTCCCCAGCAACTCGAGTTCGCCCGCTGCGGGGTCGTCGCGGACGAGCGGGAACGCCGTCTTCTCGGCGGCAGCCGGCGGCCAGACGTCGAACTGCGTCCGCGGTGAGGACGCCGACTGGACGTCGACCGGCGGGAGGTCCATCACGTCGGTCTCGACGCCGTCGACCAGCCAGTGGTCGAACCAGGCGTGATACAGCGCCGGACTATCGGGGTACTGCCCGGCGGCGTGACCCCAGTCGCCGACGACGAGCCGTTTCGGGTGGTCGTCGGGGAGCGCCTCGTAGAACCGGGTCGATCCCCAGCGCTTGACGTTGCGGTCCTCCCAGCCGGCTTCCATCATCACGGGACACTCGACGTCCGCGGCGCGTCGGCGGTAGTCGCGCTCGATCCAGAACTCGTCGTAATTGGGATCGTACTCGTAGGATCGGATCTCGTGCTCGAGCCGGTTGCTGGGCTCGACGCGAGTCGTGAGCGAGTCGAGCAGTTCCTCGGGATACTCGACCGCTGCCGGCGGGATGAGCCCGAAGCCGAAGTCGAACAGCGTCGGCGTCCCGTAGGTGTCCCACGGACAGGCGCCGTGGAACCGGTAGTCGTACCAGCGGTCGATGGCGACCTGCGGGACGATTGCTTGCAGGTGTTCGGGAGCCTCGATAGCGGCCGCCAGCTGGGTCGTCCCGTCGTAAGAGCCCCCGATCATTCCAATGTTCCCGTTGGTCCAGTCCGCCTCGCCGAGCGCATCGATCAGTTCCCGCCCGCTGAGGCGCTCGCGGATGCCGCCGTAGTCGTAGTAGCCCCCGGAGTTGCGCGTCCCGATGAGGTCGAACTGGGCGCGAGCGTAGCCACGCGGCACGAAGAAGTCGGCAATGGCGTCTCTCGCGGGACTCTCGCCACCGTTGAGCGCCTGATACAGGTCGTTGTACGGCGAGTAGGTGAGGATCACCGGAACGTCGGAAACGGGCTCACCGCTTGCGTCGACGGGACGGATAACCTCGCCGTACAGCGATGGCGACTCCGTCACCCCTTCGCCGTCGCGATTTTCGAAGGTGAACTCGACCTCGATGGAGTGGGACTCGGGGTCGCCGAGGTCGTAGCGTGGTTCGGTCTCCCCGCTGGTGGTTTCGATCCCGTCCGTCGCCGCGACGGACGCGGACCCGAGCAGACCGAGCACGCTCGCCCCGGCGAGGACGCCGGACGCTTTCAGAACCGATCGCCGATCGACTGGCTGCCGTGACATACGCTCGAGCACAACAGTCGCCCTAAAGAGGGTGTTGACAATCCCGTCAAAACGTTCGTGAGGTTTGGATCGCAAAATCGACCGGCCTGCTAACGCCAGAAATGGCTACACCAACCGCGACGACGACTGAAGCGGGCGAGAGTCGATCAGGAAGGGGAGATCTCCGTTATTTGTAACTAATGACCGTCTTGCATCGTTTGCACGAACGGCAGTGGGTGACAGAAAGTCACTAGCTAGCTACCTACCCCTCGGGATCGTATCACCGGAGACGCTATGACCCACATGACCATCACCACCCGCGAGGGGGTGACGACCACATTCCCCGAGGAGACGATCGAGACGTTTCACCGGCGTTTACGCGGCCCGTTGCTCTCCCCGGCGGATCCGGAGTTCGAGGAAGCGACGAGTCTCTGGAACGGCATGATCGAGAAGACGCCGGCGATCGTCGTCCAACCGACTGGGACGGCTGACGTCGTGACCGCGGTCGAGTTCGCCCGCGAGCACGACCTCTCGCTCTCGGTGAAGGGAGGTGGGCACAACATCGCTGGCACGGCACTGGTCGACGGCGGCCTGACAATCGACATGTCCCGTCTCCGGGGGGTCATCGTCGACCCCGAAGCGCGGACTGCAACGGCCCAGGCTGGTTGTCTCATCGGCGACGTAGACCACGAAACACAGCTTCACGGGCTCGCGACGCCGTTGGGCTTCGTCTCCGAAACTGGACTGGCCGGTCTAACCCTCGGCGGCGGCTTCGGGTACCTGACCCGCCGATTCGGATGGACAGTGGACAATCTGCTCGAAGTCGAAATCGTCACCGCCGACGGCCGGGTCCGACGCGCCAGCCGCGAGGTGAACGCGGATCTCTTCTGGGCCATCCGCGGTGCCGGCCACAACTTTGGTATCGTCACCTCGTTTACGTTCCAGCTGCACGAGGTGGGGCCGACCGTCTACGGCGGACTCATCGCCTGGCCCTTCGAACGAGCTGGCGAGATACTCAAGGCGTACCGGGAGATTACGGCCGAAGCGCCCAGAGTCCTGACGGCGTTCCTGATCATCCGTCGGGCTCCGCCAGCACCGTTCGTTCCCGAGGACTGGCACGGCAAGCGTATCTGCGCCATGACCGTCTGCTACAGCGGTGACGTAGACGAGGTGGACGAGGCCCTCGCCCCGATCCGAGCGCTAGAAAATCCCGTCGTCGATCTCCTTCAAGAGCAGCCATACACGCAACTGCAGTCGTATCTGGACGCGACCCAGCCGAAAGGCAACGAGTACTACTGGAAGACCGAGTTTGCCGCCGAGTTGAGCGACGAGTTTCTCTCGACGATGCGAGAGCTAGCCGACGAGTGCCCCATCCCGGGAGCGCAGTTGGTCTTCGCTCACGTCGCCGGGGCGCTCAACGAGCGCGACGACGACGACGGGGCCGTCGGCAACCGTGACATTCGCTTCGTGTACGGTGCCGCCGGCATGTGGGAGCCGGACGAGCCCCTGTCGGCGGAGTACCAGCGATGGATCCGCGACGCGTGGGAGCGGTTCCAGCCGTTCTCGACCGGCGGGAACTACGTCAACTTCCAGACCGCAGACGACGACGAGGAACGAGTTCGGGCGACGTACGACGAGAACTTCGATCGCCTCGTCGAGGCCAAAACGACGTACGACCCGGACAACGTATTCCGATCGAATCGGAATATCCGTCCAACCGGTACCCGGGCCCGTTGATCGAAAGACCGACGGGTAGATGAGATGGTCGACTCCCAGTCGGTGGGTCGTTCGAACCGTTCAGTGGTTGTGGTCGTGACCGTGATCGTGATCGTGCGAGTGCCCCCCGTCGCTCGCCGCCCCTAGATCTCCGCCGGCGACCAGCGCCTCGTGATCGCCGTCGATCATATCCATGTTCTTCAGGTTGTCTCGCTCCTCGAAGTCCTGGACGGCCTCGAGGAGGTCCTTCTGTGTAAGCGTCGTCCGGTTCTCGGTCAGGGCCTCGAGGACAGCCTCCCGCATGACCATCCGGAGATCACTCCCGGTCATCCCCTCGGTCGCGTCGGCGACGGCGTCGGGGTCGAACTCGTCGATGTCCATCGCGCGGGTGATGACCCGCAGGATGTCCGAGCGCATCCCCGTGTCGGGTTTGGGGAAGTTGACGATTTCGTCGAAGCGCCGCCACGCCGCGGCGTCGAGCTGGTCGGGGTGGTTCGTCGCCCCGATCAGGAGGACGTCGTCCTGGATGAGCGAAACGTTGTCGATACTCTTGAGCAGGGTGTTGACCGCCCGCTTGAGCGCAGCGTGTTCGTCGCTGCGGCGGGTCTTGGCGACGAAATCGAACTCGTCGATGAACAGGATACAGGGTGAGAGTCGCTTTGCCACCTCGAACGTCTTGTCGACGTTCTTGGCCGTCTCGCCGAGGTACTGGCTGGTGATCATCGAGAGTTTGACCTCGACGAACGGCAGGTCCATGTCGTGAGCCAGCGCGCGGGCCGTCGACGTCTTCCCGGTGCCCGGCGGGCCGACGAACAGCAGTTTACCGATCTCGCGCAGGCCGATCTGGGCGAGGTAGTCGCGGTGTTCGATCGCCTTGGCGATCTTCTCGATTTCGGACTCCTGGTCCGACGTCAACACCAGGTCGTCGAGAGTGACGTCGACCTCCTCGGGGGCGCGCACTTCCACGAGGTCGAGCATCTCCTCGTCCTCTTCGTCCTCGAAGTACTCCTGGAGGAGGCCGTCGATCCACACCCGGTCGGCCTGGATCGGTCGGTTCTGCTCGCGGGCAGCTTCGTAGTCCACGTCGCCATCGAGCCCCTCGCGCCCCTCGAAGTGCTTCGCGAGCGTCGGGTTCGCCTGGATGCGGTCGGCGTCGGTTCGCTCGAGGTACCACCGTTCCGCGAGGTCGTCTTCGGTGAGCGAGATCGACCCCGAGAAGTCGTCGCGCTCGGTGAACATGAGGTCGCTGACGGCGTTCCACGGGCGGTCGACGCCGGTGGCCTCCCGGATGGTCGTGTTGGTCGCCGACAGCGGGCGAGAGATGCCGCCGCGATGGCGTCGTCCGCGGCCGGAACCCGCGCCAGTGCTCGCGGCGTCGCCTGTATCGGACGCGTCGTCGGTGTCGTCGTCGGTCCCACCAGCGGCGCCCGTCCAGAAGACCCGGCGGATCGCCGGCGGGAGGTCGTTTTCGTCGAGAGAACGGTCGTTCGAGTAGATGCTCGCCGTGAGCAGGAACTCGACGACCTCGAGCGCCGGAGTACTCATTCGCGGAACCTAGTCACCACACGCCCTTAATCCCGTCGTCACGGCCTCGACCCGACGGCTGTCATCGAGGACCAAACGGCTCGTTCCCGTCGTCGACGGTCAGAGAGTCCGCGAGTGCCGTCGTTCGAGGGACGTGACGACGTCAAAATGCCCTTCATAGCTCTACCTTGTGACCAGAAGTACTTAAAGGAGAAAGGAGTGTTACCGAGGCACACGGGCAGGTCCAGCGCAATGGCTCGCGAGGTGGAACGACGCCAGAATGCCCTTCATAGCTCTACCTTGTGACCAGAAGTACTTAAAGGAACGACCGGAGACGTCGCTCACCCGAAAGCGAGGGGTCGTGATTATCTCGAGTCCCCGCCCACGAGTCCGCAATCGACGTCCGCAACCGATCAGCGAGCCCCTTCCGAAAGGCCTAATCGCGTTCTGGCCCGAGTGCGACCAATGAGTCACCAGTTGCCCGACGTCCAGGCGAGCGCGCCCGACGTCACCGTCGGACTGAGCCAGGTCGGCGTCACCGGCGTCGAGAAACTCGTCAAGATCGCCCGCGAGGACAAACGCCCGCTCGTGTTCACGGCGGAGTTCGAGGTCTTCGTCGATCTCCCCGCCTGGCGCAAGGGCGCGGACATGAGTCGCAACATGGAGGTCATCGACGAGACCCTCGAGGAGGCCACCCGCGAGGAGGCCTACCGCGTCGAGGACGTCTGCGGCGACGCTGCCGAGCGCCTGCTCGAGAAACACGACTACACCTCTCGTGCGGAGGTCTCGATGGAAGCCGAGTTCATGCGCCGCGAACAGACGCCGGCGAGCGACCGCGAGACCCAGCACACCGTCGACGTCATCGCCTCCGCGACGGCCACCGAGGAGGGAACCCGCGAGGAGGTCGGCGCCCGCGTCGTCGGCATGACCGTCTGCCCGTGCTCCCAGGGCATGTCCGTCGCGCGGGCGAAGCAGAAACTCGAGGACCTCGATGTGCCCGAGGCAAAGATCACGGAGTTCTTAGACGAGGTGCCCCAGCCTGGCCACTCCCAGCGCGGGCACGCGACGCTCACGATCGAATCCGAGGGTGCCCCGGACGTGGACCTGAACGACGTCATCGACGTCGCCCGAGATTCGATGAGCGCGCACATCTACAATCTCGCGAAGCGCCCCGACGAGGACCACATGACCTACGAGGCCCACAGCGACGCGAAGTTCGTCGAGGACTGCGTCCGCGCGATGGCCGAGGGCGTCCTCGAGCAGTTCGGCCACCTGCCGGACGGCGCGGTCGTCCGCATGTCCCAGTCGAACGACGAGTCGATCCACCAGCACAACGCACACGCCGAGCGCGTCGTCGACTTCGCGACCCTGCGAGCGGAAGCGAACGGCGACGGTCAGTAGCGAGGTGACAGCGGACCGAACGATTTACGCGGGCGGCCCGCACACGGGGACCTATGTGCCGCCCCCTGATTCGTAACCCACTCCGGAGGTCACTCTCGCTCGAGGCGAGGTCTCGGTCGCTCGATCCCGGGCCTCATCCCCTCGGCGCAGCCCAGTCGGTCGGTCCGGAACCCCACCCGAACGAGGTGGGTCCCTGTGCGCTCGAGGTGACGATCTGATGGGATTCGTTCCCGTTACAATCGCCACGACGGAGTACCGGCGAACGGTTCGAACGGTCGTCGGCGATCGAACGAAGCTCCTCCTGAGCGTCGGAATCATCCTGGTCGCCCTCGGCCCGATGATGGCCGTCGGCCTCCTCCTGTTGCCGGTCGCAGGCGAAATGCTGGCCGCGGGGCCGGTCGAACCGATCGCCGGGTTCACCATTGCGGACATCGTCACCGGCGGCGTCGCGCTGGCGTGGGTCGGACTGGTCGCGTTCGCGACGATCCGCGTCGTTTCGACGGTGGCCAACCTGGACGAGCCCGCACTCGTCCTGACGGCGACCCCGATTCGAACGCTCGTCGTCGGCCTCGTCGGTTCGGAGCTACTCGCCTTCGGAACCTGGTTACTCCCGATTTCGCTGCTACTGTCGGGCGCGTTCGCCTACGGAACGGGCACGATCTGGCCCATCCTCGTCGCCCCGGCGACGGTCGCCGTGCTGTTCCTGTCCGCGTTCCCGGTCGGGTTCGCCCTCGGCGTCGGAATCCGCCACCTCATCACCGTCTACGAACCGATCGCGCGCTACCGCACCGCAATTTTCGTCCTCGTCGGGGCGGCCTACTTCGGGTCGATCGCCCTCGGCTGGTTCGACCAGGTCACCGGCGTCCTGTTCGACCTCCTGGACGGGACACCCCTCGGCTGGCCTGGCCACCTCCTGCTGGCGGGACTCCCGAATGTCACGTTCTCGATGCCACACGCCGTCGCCGGCGTCGTCGGTTCGGGAGCGCTCGCCGTGCTCGCCATCGTCGTCGGCACCCGTCTCGCTGCCGTCCACTGGCGATCCGATCCGTTCCGCGAGGACGAAGACGAACCCGTCGCGGAGCACGCCGGCGAGAGCCGGCTCGCAACCTTGCTCGAGCCAGGACTGAGCCAGCCGGTTCGAACCGTCGCCGTGACGGCGCTTCGCCGGACGAAGCGCGCGCCCATTCGCCTATTGTACGTCGCCTACCCGCTGTTCATGGCAGCCTTCTTCGTCCAGGAGATCGCTCGAGCGGGAACGATTCCGTCCTCCGTCGCCGTGCTCACCTGCCTGTACGTCGTCTGGGGCGCCGGCGCGTTCGTCTCGCTCAACCCGCTGGGCGACCTCGGACCGGCGCTCCCGGCCGTTCTCACCTCGACGGTTTCGGGTCGACAGGTGGTCGCTGGCCGGCTCGTCGCGAGCGCCCTCGTCGCCGTCCCCGTCGCCGTCGTCGTCAGTCTCGGCGTCGGCCTCGTGAGTCCGCTATCGCTCGAGCGGGTCGCCCTGCTGGTTCCTGCGACGGTGGTCGGCGCTCTCGCCGCGCCCGCACTGGCCGTCGGCATCGGCTCGCTGTTCCCCCGATTCGGCAGTGTCACCATCTCCTCGAACCGGGAGGCGGTCATGCCGAGTAAGTCCGCGTTCGTCGCCTACACGCTCGCACTCGCAATTCCCATTGGGGCGTTCGGCATCATCTACACCGACGCCGCTGACGCGGTCGCGGCAGTCGCGACGGCACTGGTCGCGGTGGCGCCGGTCGTCGAACTCACCGTCCCGAGTGCCGCCGTCCTCGCGCTCGCCTGGATCGCGCTTCTCGGGGGACTCGCCGGGCCGGCGCTGTCGGCGGGCTACGCGGTTCGCACGTTCGACGGGTACGTCCGTTGATCGCGATCAGGCCAGGCCCAGGATCGGATCTAGACTCAGACTCGTTTTTCAGTACCTCGAACCGCCGCCTCGCTGTCGTCGGTGATCTCGAGGAAGGCGTCCTCGAGACTGCCGC
This region of Natronosalvus halobius genomic DNA includes:
- a CDS encoding DUF5787 family protein, whose translation is MSEFAFELELCAALEARREGILARQLGGSVASPGSRILDVVSVEPGPEFDRRTAITADSIPDAALEADVGTGRARYWKDCFDCHPERARRAVERAVEIGFFESERRNGREYVRQVARYPDWYGKLVGIENKPDLGRPGDLEAQLRLDASLALVDEAVLATESYVTRAHLNRIPEEVGVWRIHRDETAAPTGPVDNTIEIEIIRDPAPLPTAAAGIEPLEYHPGRTDVAVVSPERKARARRRLAERAYGKGWRTYEFPACAACGPLERDDATLPHCRWAGRVVDASSECGTACPGYEPVQETEIRVDLEAERDERTPWVADPAGKRRRQSGLDRFS
- a CDS encoding MBL fold metallo-hydrolase, with the translated sequence MEVTLLGTGDTTGTPTVGCDCETCRLAEERDVERTRFSVHIENERTGECLLIDASPDFRYQFLRDEVSLPDAAIITHIHFDHLDGLGNVFRLLRHLDVYAADETDPETGKTVAETVDADYHYLDAVTVHPRTPLEPFSTCGLEVTLVPVVHPPLVCYGLAVEDPETGAKLSITGDTSYAIPDDSRAVLADPNLLLAEAIVPAHLAEKHPIGGRHEGPDGIPRTFGTKHMTREGALALADELAAERTRLVHLAHFYPAEEAFEEPLAVDGERYSL
- a CDS encoding CocE/NonD family hydrolase, with amino-acid sequence MSRQPVDRRSVLKASGVLAGASVLGLLGSASVAATDGIETTSGETEPRYDLGDPESHSIEVEFTFENRDGEGVTESPSLYGEVIRPVDASGEPVSDVPVILTYSPYNDLYQALNGGESPARDAIADFFVPRGYARAQFDLIGTRNSGGYYDYGGIRERLSGRELIDALGEADWTNGNIGMIGGSYDGTTQLAAAIEAPEHLQAIVPQVAIDRWYDYRFHGACPWDTYGTPTLFDFGFGLIPPAAVEYPEELLDSLTTRVEPSNRLEHEIRSYEYDPNYDEFWIERDYRRRAADVECPVMMEAGWEDRNVKRWGSTRFYEALPDDHPKRLVVGDWGHAAGQYPDSPALYHAWFDHWLVDGVETDVMDLPPVDVQSASSPRTQFDVWPPAAAEKTAFPLVRDDPAAGELELLGTGVSSFEDASPPVDEDGMFAERSSGPDHLMFESPRLEESVRVAGHVTADLLVASSDDTWFTTVVYERRPDDSTRIFARGFWNSRFRDGIDDESPTPTDGAYRVPVACWDIDWTLEAGSRLGVAVASDNADWVRHDPDNESTNQVVLSESCLRFDGIAEGLDAPTFPTATLSREQDSSAYTAGQTARIDLTVDSTTEATLVRDRLPDGWTVVGGDDHSVTEVEGSTYVEFDDPLEAGDSVRYYAEVPTETGEHEFGPLEYSASGDLWASADGTAASVTVIGLDTSL
- a CDS encoding FAD-binding oxidoreductase, with protein sequence MTITTREGVTTTFPEETIETFHRRLRGPLLSPADPEFEEATSLWNGMIEKTPAIVVQPTGTADVVTAVEFAREHDLSLSVKGGGHNIAGTALVDGGLTIDMSRLRGVIVDPEARTATAQAGCLIGDVDHETQLHGLATPLGFVSETGLAGLTLGGGFGYLTRRFGWTVDNLLEVEIVTADGRVRRASREVNADLFWAIRGAGHNFGIVTSFTFQLHEVGPTVYGGLIAWPFERAGEILKAYREITAEAPRVLTAFLIIRRAPPAPFVPEDWHGKRICAMTVCYSGDVDEVDEALAPIRALENPVVDLLQEQPYTQLQSYLDATQPKGNEYYWKTEFAAELSDEFLSTMRELADECPIPGAQLVFAHVAGALNERDDDDGAVGNRDIRFVYGAAGMWEPDEPLSAEYQRWIRDAWERFQPFSTGGNYVNFQTADDDEERVRATYDENFDRLVEAKTTYDPDNVFRSNRNIRPTGTRAR
- a CDS encoding ATP-binding protein, whose protein sequence is MSTPALEVVEFLLTASIYSNDRSLDENDLPPAIRRVFWTGAAGGTDDDTDDASDTGDAASTGAGSGRGRRHRGGISRPLSATNTTIREATGVDRPWNAVSDLMFTERDDFSGSISLTEDDLAERWYLERTDADRIQANPTLAKHFEGREGLDGDVDYEAAREQNRPIQADRVWIDGLLQEYFEDEEDEEMLDLVEVRAPEEVDVTLDDLVLTSDQESEIEKIAKAIEHRDYLAQIGLREIGKLLFVGPPGTGKTSTARALAHDMDLPFVEVKLSMITSQYLGETAKNVDKTFEVAKRLSPCILFIDEFDFVAKTRRSDEHAALKRAVNTLLKSIDNVSLIQDDVLLIGATNHPDQLDAAAWRRFDEIVNFPKPDTGMRSDILRVITRAMDIDEFDPDAVADATEGMTGSDLRMVMREAVLEALTENRTTLTQKDLLEAVQDFEERDNLKNMDMIDGDHEALVAGGDLGAASDGGHSHDHDHGHDHNH
- the mptA gene encoding GTP cyclohydrolase MptA, producing the protein MSHQLPDVQASAPDVTVGLSQVGVTGVEKLVKIAREDKRPLVFTAEFEVFVDLPAWRKGADMSRNMEVIDETLEEATREEAYRVEDVCGDAAERLLEKHDYTSRAEVSMEAEFMRREQTPASDRETQHTVDVIASATATEEGTREEVGARVVGMTVCPCSQGMSVARAKQKLEDLDVPEAKITEFLDEVPQPGHSQRGHATLTIESEGAPDVDLNDVIDVARDSMSAHIYNLAKRPDEDHMTYEAHSDAKFVEDCVRAMAEGVLEQFGHLPDGAVVRMSQSNDESIHQHNAHAERVVDFATLRAEANGDGQ